The genomic stretch GAAGCAGAATGTagatagaggagaggaaagaagagaaggaagaaacaggaaaacGGTAATTAGAGTAGTGGGGGACAAAGCAGGAAAATGTCCTGGGGATGGGTTTgaaaacagagggagaaaaaatttagtAACTCctgtaaggagaagggaggaaatgaaaACAGGTGATGCTgagaacttttttggggggggggcaatgaggattaagtgacttgcccagggtcacacagctagtaagtgtcaagtgaggtgCTCAAGGAGAAATTGGAGGAATTGTCCGTGGGATGGCCTTAATTTCAGTAAAATAAGAAGTTGCATCATCTACTTTTTAAGTGTTGGGTGGGAATATGGTTGAGAATTTTAGATAAATGACTTCAATCTCTGAGTTCCCCAATTGctccttctttaaaatgaaagaactgaaatCAGTTTCTAGGatcccttgtttttttgtttgtttttgtggggcagtgaggtttaagtgacttgtccagggtcatagagctagtaagtgtctgaggccagatttgaactcaggtcttcctgaatccagggccagtgctttatcctctgtgccaccagctgccccggATCCCTTGTTGATATAACAATCTTATGATTCTGAGAGAAGTGAATAGGTTCTTGAACTCTCACTGTGGTGAATGTGATATAGCATTTGTGCGAGTATAGACAGTGAATTAACTTAAAGGAACAACCAGTTATTTGCCATTGGCTGGGAAATGGAATAGTTTCTGACGTCAAGAAACTCACatgctaatgggggagacaaacatGAACATAATAGATATAGAATGgatggaaggtaatttcagaggatAAGGCAGTCAAAGCTAGGGGTACCAGCAAAAGCCACCTGCTATCCATTACCATGCAACTCTTAGGAGGGCTTATTTTTAAGGTTGATGATATTCTCAAATTAAAGTTGCTAAGAATGGTAGCAGAAACAGATAATAGTTCTTCCTTTTACGGTCAAAATATGGGCGGGGAGGAGAAACCACTAATAAATATGGCAACTAAAAGGTGCATGGGTCAGTTTTTTACTTTGTGCATATTTGCTTAAACTTGGGTATACTGTTTCCATCCATCCCTCTACATTTGTTTAAATTAATTTGGAATTCATTttacttaaaattaattttcttcccaCTTTTCTTATCTTATTTACAGGTGAAAAACCATTTAAATGTGATCAGTGCAGTTATGTGGCCTCTAATCAGCATGAAGTAACCCGACATGCAAGGCAGGTTCACAATGGGCCAAAGCCACTGACCTGCCCGCATTGCGACTACAAAACAGCTGATCGTAGTAACTTCAAAAAGCATGTAGAACTCCATGTGAACCCACGACAGTTCCTTTGCCCTGTATGTGATTATGCTGCTTCCAAGAAGTGTAATCTGCAGTATCATATCAAGTCCAGGCATTCTGACTGTTGTGATATTGCCATGGATGTTTCCAAAGTGAaactaaaaaaatccaaaaagagTGAGGCAGACAATTGCGGTTCTGATAGTGTAACCagtgaaaaaactgaaaaagaacaaacaaaaacaaagggagaTGTGGTGGAAAAGATGAATGATAGGAATGTAAaagttgagaaaaaagaaaaagaaaatgcctcaaaagagaaaaagccaTGCAGTGTGGTCTCCTTAGGCCAAGTGACCACGCGAAATCGTAAGTTGGCAACAGAGTCAAAGGAGATGGATGTCAAAGCAGGGAAAGGTTCAGAAAAATCATGTAAAAACAAGAAACttaaaagaaagatggaaagtgCAGCAGCTTTAAATAGTAACCCAATGAATGAGACAGAACCTgtggtgaaaaagaaaaagaaagtagaaagcaGATCCCGAAAGAGCCAGGAAGCTGGAAAAGATGAAGTCAGAGTGGAAGAGCATAAAAGACAGAAACCTGgcctgaagaaaaacaaaaaaaagaaagctttgaaAGGTAAACATGGTAAAAAACCCACCAAGTCCATTCAGGTAAAGTCGACTCAAAATGAGCTGGCCCCTGAAAaatgtcctcctcctccttctcctctagctgcttctcttccttctccccctcctcttcaagAGGATCCAAAGGAAAAATCTGACAGCTCTAGGGAAGAACCACAGAAAGAGGAAGTCCTTGTGGAAGATGCCTTAGTGCGTGTTAGTAGCCCAATAACTGAAGAAAGGTCAGACACTCAGAACTGTCTGTCAATACCAGCGTCAGCACCAGAGTCAGCATTGGCACCACCAGTGCCAGAGGCAGTGCCTGTGGCAGCACCTGCACCTGTACTAGCACCTGTGCCTGTACCTGTACCTGCACCTGCACCTGCACCACCAGCTGAAAATGGAGAGAATGTGGAAATGAAAGACCAAGAAATGATCCTTGAACagaaggaagaagacaaagaaactgCTCTTCAGAAAGCTATAAATGAAGAGCCAAATAAGAGTCAATCTGGTTCTACCCAGGAATCACTTCGTCCATCATCTTGTGAGCCAGAGGAGGATCTTCCCGATAAAGAGCATCAGACTGACATAGTGTGTGAAATGGAAACTGAAACAAGTCCAACCCCAGCCGAGCATCTGGCTGATAAAGACTTGACAGCTGAAGAGCCCCCTTCACTGCCAGAGTCGCCCTTGCCAGAGTCCCCACTGTTACCAGAACATGAGTTGCCTGCTCCTCCACCACCAGCAGAGCAGTGTGAGCCAGCTTCCCCGACGGTGCCAGTGCCCTCCTCAGCTCCTACTGCTGCAAATGAGTCTCAGGAGATTGATGAAGATGAGGGCATCCATAGTCATGATGGAAGCGACCTGAGTGACAACATGTCAGAGGGCAGTGATGACTCTGGGTTGAATGGTGCTCGATCTGTGCAGGAAGAAACCAGCAGAAAAGCTTCGCAGGAAGAAGGATCAGCAGCAGTTGAAGCAGCAAACTTTGTTTGCATTTTCTGTGATAGATCttttagaaaggaaggagaatataGCAAACACCTCAATCGACATTTAGTCAATGTCTACTATCTTGAAGAAGCAACTAAGGAATTAGAGTAACTGAACTCCTTATGAACAAGACTGTAATTCTTTTATAAGATCTATTATGTTTTGCGAATAATTATTCTAGTAGACAGTTCCCTTTTAAGTTTGGAGTAGTGTCTGATGATTTCAGGTAGATACTTTTTCTCTTACCACCTTTCTTGTATAACAATAGTTTGTTAATCTCTTGCATGCCCTAGTGAATCCAAGGAATTGGATTTCTCTTTTCTACTAAACTAGCACTAGTGAAAGACTATTAGCCTttgcataaattatttttaaatgagatttaGAAAACCAAGATTATACACAGATGTTCTGTTGATCATATAGTTAGCAGTAGTCAGTGTTTTTCCCATTTCTCATTAATAGTTTTACCTAAAATACATTTTTGGTTTCTTGTTTAGTTAGGTATAAATCAGCATATTGGTAGCAAATTACTCAATGGTTTTCTTTGAGGAATCTGATGTCTCTTTCAGAAAATTAGCactttgaacaacaacaaaaaagccacgGTGTGGTTAAAGAAATGAAcagtcataatttttttaaaaatggggttttttttgtttttccctaaaaTGGACAGTAAATTACGTCCACAtttattggtctttttttttggaattttgaTGAAAACTTCTGATTTATATGAGTCAATCTTCATAAATATTATAACAATGGTTTTAATTGTGGGAAGTAAAGGGgagtgttattttttatttttggtggtgcTTTAATGGCTTAAAATGTTGCACATtgtgttttttgattttttttttccttttttacctatGCATTGTAATCTTTTAGAAATAGCATTTTTTGCTGTACAGGAacactttatatatgtgtgtgtatgtgtgtgtatatatgtgtgtatgtgtgtatatatatgtgtgtgtgtgtatatatatatatatatatgcatgtttattttggttgattttttaaaactttcaggTTTGTTGCTTACCACAAAGCAGGTGTTtatctgttcatttcctttgctgCAGTTTATTGTCTTTTTCATGGGGAGTCATTTGAGTTTGCTAAAATTAAGAATTACTTGTGCATATGTGCTAATGTGTAGTTGGTGAGCAGATGAAGCAAATGCAGATTCAGTCCATTATATTTTGGTTTCACATTTTATGCATATTAGAATCTGTGCTtgatgttaatttatttttaagtggcTGTAGTAAATTGGCATTCCTTGGTTTTGATTTCATGATCATTATGCAGTTTGGCTGtatactgtatatatgtatgatgaATTTGTGAGTAGAATCTCACAGAGCAAACATCAAtagatttcccccctccccaagtctgTTTTGGTATAGCTACTTCCCAGACTTCATCATATAAACTGAATCTTTCACGCAAACAGTTCTTCCTAAATGGCTGATGTCCATATGAGCCAccaatccaaataaataaatgtaacatGTTAGTAAGTAGCAAACCTGGGATTGGAAAAGGCGGAGGGGGGGGGattgcttcttccttttttcattcgGGTTACACGGCCTTGGAATCCTCCAAGACTTCAGCTCTGGGGTAAGAGAGAAGGCATTATAGACGTTTATCGACCAGCCCCAGCTCCCTGTGAAGAGAGTGAACAGGACACCCAGCATAGCTAACTCTAACCTAGGCGCCATCCagatggaaaataaaaacaaaaccccgcATGCTCCCAGCACACATTTTGCCAGCTCCAGTGCTGAGTGTGCCCTGGCTTGCCCTTACCAGCAGCCTgaggctattaaaaaaaaaaaaagctaaccacTCAGATTCAAAATGGGCAGTTGGCACGAGAAGGAAAACCTCTTTTCAGGATGGAGTGTCTTCTTCTTAGTGGTCCTTTCTTCATAGGTTCTTTGGCCAGCTGCTAAAGACTACAAACGAAAATTTGacttaaagttttgttttttaatccgaAAAGTTTTCGTAGCAAATGTATTGGATTTGAGTACAACGGggaggaaaaaaaccctgagaaaTCCTAATCTTGCGCTTCTGGAAAGTCACTTTAATGTTTAGGTTCTCTTCTTTAAACGTGGGACCTCATCTTGGAAATGAGTTCTGGTCACGTTTTGACCATGTTCCCAAATGTGCAGCAGTACAACTTGAATGGATGGggaagctggggtgggggtgggggatggaaggagggagaatacagacatgggatgggggtgggctgggggagATGCTTCTTTTGGCAGTGATCTGAAGACGAGTTTTAGGTTAAAGGGTGTGGAACTTGGTATTGAGAGGCCAAAGATTTAAGGAAGCAGAAAAATCTCTCATGGCAGGAGTAGGTTGTGTGATGTAGCATGTGTTCAGTGTGCATGAGTGGTTATGATTAAATGGTGTTGAATACTAGGCTCTGACAATCATTGTCAACATAAGATCAAGTTGCAActatatttatgttttaaaatttttttaataatgaaactAGTTatgtcttcctttaaaaaaacacctaGTTTTAATATTCATGGGTACATTTTATTGGGTTTCCttttatagtatatgaatataaaaattgCCATCTTTTGGTGTTTAGCAGAGACTTATAGAAACCTCAGTTCTGAAAAGAGGTTTTATTAGGTCCCTTCAAATCTCTTAAGCAAGAAAATTTGCCATCTCTTTAGATGTTTAAGAGCTTTAGTAATATTGTAATCCAGTTGTAAGACTAGTctaaaaaacataaaaagctaAGTGTAACAAATTAACAAATAACTTGATCATTAAATTGATCAAGACCTATGTTGCTGCAAgataacttttgttttattgGGTAGTAGGTGGAACATAAGGCCATTCTCCCAGCAAGCAAGGACTTTGTGACAGTCAGGCCTATATTAGGTGCTGTCCTTTGTTGCTATGTATTTTTGCTTATTGATTTAAAGTAAATCAATAATTCCAAATACAAATTTCCAATAAATAGAAATTTCTTTTGGAATATGTAGTATTTGCATGAAAATGTCTCATCTTTCAGTTTTTTACTTGGATAGAACCGAAGCTAGAATTTTTGGCAATATATTAAGAGAAAGTAACGAGAAGTAACATTCTATTCATGTGTGTAAGTTGATGCTTCTGTATTATTGGTAACAAACTACCAAAATACTATAGTGTGTGAACCTAATTAActtatgctgttgtttttctaaaatatgtatttcctttgccctttaaaCTTATGTGTaccacatcatttctttttttcagtattttcaatttatttcttatttctcttttcagtttCCAGTCATAGGTGCTTCTTTTTCTAGAGGCTTGTTGATGATGCCTCTTGTAGATATAAATCTGCTCTTGTCTTTCATACTTGGCCCATTTGGGGAGCCAATTCTCAGTTTGAActatgttgggggaggggaggatataTTGATTGACATTTGGAGGTTCATAGCCTTAAACAGAAGCAACCCCTATAGCATATTGTCCTGTGTGTTTGGAATGAGGAATTTGAAACTTGTTAGTGTAGTTCTCAATTCTGGACTGAGACTCGAAGgctgaagtttttctttatataaattgCAAAACAGTGAAAACTGACAGCCCGTGTGTTGTCACCTTGCTGACCTCAGCAGAATAACTGAGCTCATAGTGTTACTCAAATTCAAGGAATTCCTTGAATATCGGTTTGTGTAGGTCCAGTCTACATGCAATATTAACTGAATCCAGATAGCTAATGCAGTTGTTTCACATGTACATatgctttgtttttgtaagaCTACACTAGTTATTGAACTTTTGTAAGCTGgcactgaaacattttttaaaatgttttgttgcaCCATGTTTGAAGCTTTTACAGTGcaataaatgtattattttctgAAGTAAACCAAAGGTAAATCTCTCATGGTTCTTGCTGCCTGCTATTGCAGCACTTGAGGATCTTTTATACATTTGTAATAGATGAAAAATAAACCAGATTGcaaatcctgttttttttttttaacctaaaccATGTACAAGTCTTTGGTCCAAATTGTAGTGTAAAGTTAAAATAAATTGCATTATATTAACCCATATGAGTGTATTTCCCTAAGCATAGTTATGTTAAAATAAACTTCATTAAAAAGTGTATTGCCTCAGTGTAAGTCTTGTTCATAGTCCTTGAAAATTATTTCGGCATAATtgtaattcaacatttattagataATCTGATATTCAAGAAGGTCTAAATAGGTATGGAATAATCGGGGTCCCTTACAGTACCTAAtaaaaaacaatcatttattaggtAGTTGTTTTAGAGCCATTATGGTTAGAGTGATAACTTGCAAAAAGGTTGACATTTTGACATGAAATGATTAAGAGGCTGTTAAGATTTATGACATGATCTACATACTGGCCTCTTTAGTAATATCCACCTATTCATTACTCCTTGTTCAGCCTTCTGGGGCCATACAAAACCATTCTTGATtcctcttctacatgacagcctTATAAGTATTTGAGCATCCTTATAATGAATGTTTTCCCTGAACATAATTTCTTGAGCTACACGTGACCATTGCTGCAGCTTGTCTTCATATAGCATCGAACTAAACCTGGTTGCGATTCCCAGAATTGTacataatactccagatgtgcCCAAATAGGGTATAGTAGATCCTCTTATTCCATCTCAAGGTCACATTAGGTTACTTGGCTTCCATATCACACTTCTCATATTGTATTTGCAGTCCCctaaacaaactttttttttttaactgctgtCTTCCATGTCTTGTGCTTGggaagctgcttttttttttttttttttttttggtgaggcatttggggttaagtgacttgcccagggtcacacagctagtacgggtcaagggtctgaggtcggatttgaactcaggtcctcctgaatccagggccggtgctctatccactgcgccacgtagctgccctgggAAGCTGCTATTTTGAAACCAGGTTTACTACTTTGCATTCATCCTTCTTGGATTTAATCATATTTGATTCAGCCCAGTGTTAAAGATTTAGATTATCAAATCTTTTTGACTACCAGTTTTTGTCATTCAGAGTGTTAGCTATTCCAGCTTTCTGTTAGATCAGACTGTAACAAGAATGCCATCTATGCtattatccaagtcattgataaaaataataacgATCCCAGAAGCACTCCACTGGAGACTGCAAGTTGACACAGACCatttagaaatctttttttttttttttggtggggcattgggggtcaggtgacttgcccaaggtcacatagccagtaagtgttaagtgtctgagcccggatttgaactcaggtactcctgaatccagggccggtgctttatccactgggccacctagctgccccttggaatcATTCTTTGAGTAATCATTTGATTAGTTTTGAACCCATTTATTTATACTACTCTTTAATTATACTTACTCTTTAAGAGGATTCATCCATCACTCTTAGATTGTGATTGGTCACTACAGCTAATAAGAATTAGTTTGTCTTTTAGTGCTGTTTTCACTTATacaaaagggggaagggaataagcatttatatagcttctATAGggttggcactgtgctaagtgctttacacgcATTttgtttggtcctcacaacaaccctgagaggtaagtggtATTATCCCCAGTCTGTagttgaaactgaggcaaatgggttaagtgacttgcctaggttctcACAGGTagcgtctgaggtcatatttgaactctagTATATCCACTGTCTGGCCTACTTACCTCATTTTGCATGTTCTAGTTCAGTAGCTCTTTTAAAATTTGCAGAATGCTTTGTAAACATCTCAATCCTCATCTTGTGAGGTAAGTggtattaaccctattttaaagatgaagcaaTAGgcagaaagcttaagtgactcggtcagggcc from Dromiciops gliroides isolate mDroGli1 chromosome 6, mDroGli1.pri, whole genome shotgun sequence encodes the following:
- the REST gene encoding RE1-silencing transcription factor, producing MATQVLGQTGGNGLFTGNANIVMALPNDMYDLHDLSKAELAAPQLIMLANVALTGEVNGGCCDYMVGEERQMAELTTVGDNNFSDSDGEGLEGAPGIESESNRSENMELGSLEIIVVDPQTVYESSVPETFSSEKDPPSETPYQPETPEDKCKSLKSKPFRCKPCQYEAESEEEFVHHIRVHSANKFFAEENAEKQAQQAQTKESESSVAEEADFSKGPIRCDRCGYNTNRYDHYLAHLKHHNKAGENERVYKCMLCTYTTVSEYHWKKHLRNHFPKKVYTCSQCSYFSDRKNNYIQHIRTHTGERPYQCAMCPYSSSQKTHLTRHMRTHSGEKPFKCDQCSYVASNQHEVTRHARQVHNGPKPLTCPHCDYKTADRSNFKKHVELHVNPRQFLCPVCDYAASKKCNLQYHIKSRHSDCCDIAMDVSKVKLKKSKKSEADNCGSDSVTSEKTEKEQTKTKGDVVEKMNDRNVKVEKKEKENASKEKKPCSVVSLGQVTTRNRKLATESKEMDVKAGKGSEKSCKNKKLKRKMESAAALNSNPMNETEPVVKKKKKVESRSRKSQEAGKDEVRVEEHKRQKPGLKKNKKKKALKGKHGKKPTKSIQVKSTQNELAPEKCPPPPSPLAASLPSPPPLQEDPKEKSDSSREEPQKEEVLVEDALVRVSSPITEERSDTQNCLSIPASAPESALAPPVPEAVPVAAPAPVLAPVPVPVPAPAPAPPAENGENVEMKDQEMILEQKEEDKETALQKAINEEPNKSQSGSTQESLRPSSCEPEEDLPDKEHQTDIVCEMETETSPTPAEHLADKDLTAEEPPSLPESPLPESPLLPEHELPAPPPPAEQCEPASPTVPVPSSAPTAANESQEIDEDEGIHSHDGSDLSDNMSEGSDDSGLNGARSVQEETSRKASQEEGSAAVEAANFVCIFCDRSFRKEGEYSKHLNRHLVNVYYLEEATKELE